AACGGCGCGGGCAAGACCACGCTCATCAAGATGATGTGCGGGCTGCTCGAGCCCGGGGCGGGAAGCATCGAGATTGGCGGCATCGACGTCCGTTCCGAGCGCGAGCGCGTCTGGACGGCGATCGGATACATGTCCCAGCGGTTCTCGCTCTATCAGGATCTCACGGTGAACCAGAATCTGCAGTTGTACGCCGATCTGTACGGCCTGCAGCGCTCCGCGTACGCCGATCTCGTCGCGCGGCTCGGCCTCGACCCGTTCGCCTCACGGCTGACCGGGGACCTGCCGATCGGCGTGCGGCAGCGCGTGTCGCTGCTCTGTGCGGTCCTGCACCATCCGTCGACGGTCTTTCTGGACGAACCGACATCCGGCGTCGATCCGCACGCGCGCCGGCTGTTCTGGGATCTCATCTACGCGCTCTCCCGCGATGCCGGCATCACGGTGCTGGTGTCGACGCATTACATGGACGAAGCGGCCCATTGCGACCGGCTCGGGCTGATGCACCAGGGGCGGCTGATCGCCGAGGGCTCGCCGGCCGAGCTCAGGCAACAGTCCGAAGAGCGATCGGGCGGCCTGCTCGCCATTCGAACCGCGGATCCGCGCCGGGCCTGGCAGCTGCTCTCCCGAGTCCGGCCACAGGCGGTCGTGTATGGAGACCACATCCGCGTCCGTACGTTTCAGCCCGACAGCGATCGGGCGGCGCTCGCCGGCGCGCTGGCGGACGAAGGCATCGACCGGGTCCGCATCGAGACGGTGCCGATCTCCATGGACGAAGCGTTCATCGATTTCGTCCGGCGCGCGGAGGCGCTCCGTGCCTAGCCGGCTCCTCGCCGTCGTCCGCAAGGAATCACGCGAGGTGCTGCGCGATCCGATCTACCTCGTGCTGGCGATCGTGGTGCCGCTCGCCGTCACGACGCTGCTCGCGCTCGGCTTCGTGCTCGACGTCAAGCATCTTCCGCTCGCGCTCTACGACGAGGATCGTTCCCCCCTCAGCCGCGACTACATGTACGCGTTCACGAATTCGGAGTACTTCCGGCTGGTCACGATGGCCAGCAGCCCCGCCGAGATCGATCGCCTGATCGAGTCCGCGGAGGTGCGTGCCGCCGTGCTGATACCGCCGGACTTCTCGCGCCGCCTGGACGCGGGAGAGGCGGTGAGCGTGCAGGTGCTGGTGGACGGCACGTTCCCGATACGCGCCCTCGTCGCCAGCGGGTACGTCGCCGCCATCGACGCGCAGTTCACCGCCGCGCTTCGCGCTCGCTATCTGGCCCGGCAGGGCCGGGTGCGCACCAACCTCGTGCCGGTGTCCGTCGAGGGGCGGGTCTGGTACAACCCCTCGCTCGAGACGAAGCACTCGCTCGTGCCGGGGCTGATGGTCATCAGTCTGATGTTCTACCCGGCACTGCTCGCGGCGCTGGTTCTCGCTCGCGAAAAGGAACGCGGCACGGTGTTCAACCTGTACTGCTCGCCGGTGTCGCGATGGGAAGTCATCGTCGGCAAAGCGGTGCCGTACATCGCGCTCGCTTTCGTCGTGTACGTTCTGCTGTTCGCGCTGAACCTGTACGTGTTCGGCGTCAGGTTCGTCGGCAGCCCCTTCGTGCTCACCGCCGCCGCTCTCCTGTACATCACCGCCAGCGTGGGACTCGGCCTCCTCGTCTCGGTCTTCTGCTCGACCCAGGTCGCGGCGATGCTCGTCACCTTCATCGCGCTGATGACCCCCTCGATTCTCTTCTCGGGCCTGCTGACGCCGGTCTCGAGCATGGCGCCGACGGCGCAGTTCATCAGCCGCCTGATTCCCGCCTCCTATTTCATCGCGATGGTGCGCGGCGTCTTCCTCAAGGGGCTCGGGTTCCGCCATTTCGCCAGCGACCTGGTGACGCTCGCCGTGTTCGCCGCCGTCGTCTACGGCATCGCGATCCTCGGCTTCAGAAAGCGAGCGGGCTGACGTGCGGCGCAGGCTGGCGGCGGGTGCACCGTGGCGCAGGAGAGTGGCGGGCCTGATCCGCAAGGAGTTCGCCCAGATCGGACGCGATCGGCCGCTCGTGATCATCCTGCTGTGGGCGTTCACCGCGGCGATCTATTCAGCCGGGCGGGGCGGGGCCACCGAAGCGATGAATGTCGCGACGGCGGTGTACGATCTGAGCCAGGGCTCCGCGAGCCGCGAATTCGTCAGTCACCTGCAGCCGCCGTATTTCAAGATCGTCGCCCACCTCCAGCGGGAGTCCGAGATCACGACGTGGCTCGATCGCGGCAAGGCGGCGATCGTCGTCATCATCCCGCCGGACTTTCAGCGCAGGGTCGACGGAACCCGGCAGGCCCAGATCCAGGTGCTGTCCGACGGCGCACTGGCGATGCCGGCGACGGTCGCCGGCGCTTACATCGCAGCCATTTCGGCGACCTACTCGGTGACGGTGCTCGAGCGCCGGGCCGGCATCTCGGGCGCTCTCGTCCGGGGACCGGCGCTCGACGAGCGATTACGGGTCACGTTCAATCCCAACATGCTGAGCTCGTGGTTCTCGGCGCTTCTCGAGCTGCTCAACATGTGCACCATGGTGTCGCTGCTGCTGACGGCGGCAAACCTCGTGCGCGAGAAGGAGCGCGGGACGATCGAGCGGCTGCTGGTCAGTCCGGCCAAGCCCTGCGAGATCTTTCTCGCCAAGATCATTCCCACCGTCGTCGTGGTCCTCGCCCTGTGCGCGCTGAGCTTCCTGCTCGTGCTCGTGCCGGTATTCGGGCTGCCGATTCGCGGCAGCCTGCTGCTCTTCTTCAGCGTCACCGCGCTCTACGTCTTCGCCATGACGAGCATGGGCATCGCCATCGCGCTGGTGGCGCGCAACATGGCGCAGGGCGTTCTCATCATGATCCTGATCCTGCAGCCCATGATCTTCCTGTCGGGCGCCTGGAATCCGCCCGAGGCGATGAGCCCGTGGCTGCGCGGGATCAGCCTCGTCTCGCCGCTCCGCTACTTCCTCGACTTCGGGTTCGGCGTCATCCTGAAAGGCAACGGCGCGTCCGTGCTGGCCCGGGACATCGCCGGCATCGCCATCCTCGGCAGCGTCTTGTTCGGGTTCTCGCTGCTGTGGTTCGAGAGAAGTCTCAAAGTCCGCACCCGCGCCTGAGCGGCCTGGCTGGCGAAAAAAAAGCCCGGGCTGCCGAAGCAGCCCGGGCCTGAACCAGCCGCCGGCGATGAACTAGAAGCGCACCCTGGCGCCGAGCTGCATCTGCCAGCGCGAGCGGAGGTCGTCGCGCAGGAAGCGGTTGAACGTCGGCGACACCAGCGTCGTGATGTTGTAGGCCGTGACCGGGTTGGTCGGCGTCGGGCTCGCCGGGCTCGTGGACGGCTGCACCAGGTTGTTGTTCGACTGGTAGCGAATCAGCCCCTTGGTGCGGTCGAACACGTTGATCAGGTTCAGCAGGTCGAGCGTGACTTCCGTGCGGAAGCGGCGATACGGCAGTTCGACCTTGAACTTCGCGTCGAGCGTGTTGGTCCACGGCGCGCGGCACGCGTTGCGCGGAATGATCTGGCCGACGTACTCGGCGAGACAGCCGTCGCCGCCGGTGAGGAAGTTCAGCAGGTCGTTATAGGTCCCGCCGGTGTAGTTCAGCGGATCCGACGCGGTCGGCAGATACACCAGATCGTTGGCGTTGCGGCCGTCGCCGTTCACGTCGCTGCTGCTGTAGACCATCGTGTACGGGCGGCCCGACTGCCCGGCATAGAACACCGAGACGCCCGGCTTCACCGTCCGCAGGAACGGGAAGTCGTAGCTGGCCGTCGCGGTGACGCGGTGGCCCGGATCGAAGTTCGACCGCGACAGCGGCGCGTTGTTCGGGTCGCCCGGCACGTAGACGAAGCCCCAGTTCGACGCCGCCTGGTCGGACGTGCCGTCCATGATGCTCTTCGCCTGGCCGTAGGAATACGCGCCCTGGATGAAGAGGCCGTTGGTGAACGGACGGCGCGCCTCGTACGACACGTTCCACGTGCGCCCCTTGGTCGTGTTCTCGAGCAGGATCACGTCGCTCAGCGACGTCACCTGCCGCGAGAACATCGGCCGGCCGCCGATGCCGGTCGCGCCGTTCGGCGCGTAGTTCAGGTTCCGGTACTTGATGTCCTTGACGGTCTTCGACCACACGAAGTCGGCCGTGCCGTAGAACCCGCCCCACAGCTGATGGTCGTACCCCACGTTGCCGCGCAGCACCGATGGGTACTTGAAGTCCGGATCGATGACGTCGATCTCGTTGGTGAACGACCCCGCGGTCGCGCCGGTGACCGTCTTCGGCTGATTGAGCGGGTCGCTCACGAACGGGATGCGGTTGTTGGCGTTGGTGTTCGCGCCGATCCGGGTGAAGTCGATGCCGGTGTTGCCGAACTGGTTCGAGATCCACACGTAGGCGGGGCGGCCCGAGAAGAGGCCCATGCCGCCGCGGAGCTGGCTGGTGCCGTTGCCGCTCAGGTCATAGTTGATCCCCACGCGCGGCGACCACTGCAGATGGCTCGGGACGACGTCGGTGGCGTAGCCGAAGGTCGCGACCGCGACGGGGTTGGCGGTCGGCTTCTCCGGGAACGTCGGCGCATCCGCACGCACGCCGTAGGTGAGCGTCACGCTGGGGCTGAGGCGCCACTGATCGCCGGCGTAGAAGCCCCACTGCCGCACCTTGAAGGCGGCGCGCTGCTGCGGGTCGCTCGTCGCCGAGAAGCTGTGGTTGAAGCCCTGCGCGAGCCCGGCCTCGAAGTTCTCGATGCTGGTGAACGTGTAGCTGCCGAAATTGTCGCGGATGAACAGGTTCGCCAGGTCGAGGAACTCGTTGTGGCTGCCGAAGGTCCACGTGTGGCGGCCGCTGATCCAGGTGAACGCCTCGTTCAGCTCGATGATGTCCTGATCGATGGCGTTGCGCGCCGAGAACTGCTCGGTCCCGGCCTGCACCGAGATGGTGCCGCCGGTGCCCTGGATGGTGACCTGCGGGAACGGCGGGTTGCCGATCGGGTTCTCGCGGTGATCGCGCACCCGCGTGTAGGTGAAGCGGAGCTCGTTGACCCCCTTCCCCACCTGCGAGTTCAGCTGCGCGACGGTGGAGTTGGTGTTGCTCGCGTACCGGTAGTAATTGTCCGGCGTCTTGAAGAACGTGGTCGACGGCGTGCCGATGTCGTTGAACGCGTCGATGTAGTTGTGGCGCACCACCAGCTGGTGGCCCTTGGCGACGTTGAAATCGCCGCGGAAGAAGTACTTGTTGTTGTCGGTGGCGCGGACGAACTCGCTGCCGGGATCCGCGCCCGGATCGTAGCCATACCGGGACTTCAGCGCGGTGATGACGCGCTCGAACAGCACCGGATCGCGGAACTGCTGGACCGCCCCGCCGACCGCGAAGCCGGTCGGCCGCTCCTTGCGCTCGTAGTCGAGCGTGCCGAAGAAGAACGCCCTGTTCCGCACCACCGGCCCGCCGATGCTGCCGCCGAACTGGTTGTGCTTGAAGGTCGAGATCCTGGTGTTGGTCAGCCCCTTGCCGACCCAGTCCTCGTTGCGGCCGAAATAGAACGCGGTGCCGCGCACGCTGTTGGTGCCGCTCTTCGTGATCGCGTTGATGCCGCCGCCGGAGAAGCCCCCCTGGCGGACGTCGTACGGCGAGACGACGAGCTGGATTTCCTGGATGGCGTCGAGACTCACCGGCTGCGTTTCCGCCGTGCCGCCGGGGACGCCGGCGGAGCTGGCGAGCCCGAACAGGTCGTTGTTCACCGCGCCGTCGATCTGCAGGCTGTTGTAGCGATAGCTGTTGCCGGCGACCGACACGACCGAGCCCTGGTCCGCGCCCGATCCGCCGCCGAAGGTATTGAACATCGGGCTGATCCGCACGATATCGGTGAGGCTGCGCGAAATCGTCGGCAGGTTCTCCTTCACCTCGTTCGGGATGTTGTCGGCGGTGCCGGCGCGCGAAAGGTCGATCAGCGGCGACGTGGCGATGACGTCGACGGTCTCGCTCACGGTCGCGAGCTGCAGCTTGAAGTCGGCCGTGCGCTCGGCGCCGAGCTCCACCGCGAGCCGTTCCTGCTTCTGCTCGCGGAAGCCCTGCATGTTGACGGTGATGGTGTAGGAGCCCACCCTCACGTTCAGGATGTTGTAACGGCCGTCGGTGCCCGTGACCGCTTCATAGGTCGTGCCGGTATCGGTGTGAACCGCCACCACGGTGGCGCCAGGAAGCACGCCTCCCTGCGCGTCTGTCACCGTGCCGGCGATGTTGCCCGTCGTCACGGTCTGGGCCGCGAGCGGGGCCGCGCAGAGCAGCGCCCAGCAGAACGCGACCGCAAGGCTCCAGACAGCCTTCGTACGCAATTTCATCAAAGTGTTCTCCACGTCCAGTTGTCTTCGAACTTAGGGGAAAAGGCGTCGAGAATTATAGCAGCAGCGACGTGACGCCGGTGAAAAAAGGCCGCCGGCGGGCGGCCTTTCATATTCCGTAAACGATGGATAGCGCGTTACTTGGAGGCGGCGGACTTCACCGCGGGCGGCGGGCGCAGGGTGTACGACGTCTTGTACTTGAGGTCGTAGCGGCCCGCTTTGGCGACCTTGATCTCGATCGCCCGGCGCTTCTTCAGCGGATCGGGATTGCTCGAGTAGTAGCCGAGCACGTAGTAGTCGCTCGTCTCGGCGTCGATGCGCTTGAGCGCCGTGTCGAAATCGTTCGAGTTGACGACCGCGTAGCCGCCGGTCAGGTCGGCGATGACCCGCAGGCTGCTCTGCGTCTCACGCACGTGATCCTGCCAGTCCATGACGTCGAGCTTCGTCTCGTCGAGATCCGGTCCGCCGACCAGCCCGCGCGGGTCGATGGTGTAGATCGTCACGTTGGAGCGGTTGGCCTGACGCGTCAGCTCCGACAGCTCCGCCGCGAGATCCGCCGCCGCGAACTGGTTCCCCTGTTTCGAGAACGGGTTGACCTCGTTGCTCGAGTTGTTGCTGCTGTCGCTGTCGTCGGAGTTGCCGCGCCCCATCATCGAGGAGTAGCGCTCGTTCGCTTCCTTGGCGCGGGACTTCGAGAACGGGTCGAAATCGTAGCCGTTGCTGACGTAGATGAACGCCTTGCGCCGGTTGTGCACCTGCGACAGGTTGTTGAGCAGCTCGTAGGCGGTCGAGAACGCCACGTGCGCGCGGTACCGCACTTCGGGCGGCCCCTGCGCGCCCTCGGGCGTCTCGATGATCTCCTGCGGCTTGAGACCGCTGCCGGCGATCTTGTTGATCGCCTCGTCGAGCCGCTTCACGTCGTAGGTCATGTCGACCGAGATCGAGGACGGCCCGGTCGAGACGATGCCGAACATGTCGCCGTCGTGAATCAGCTCGCGGCGGATCTTCTTGAACAGCTCGCGGATGCGGCCGGTGTTCCGGAAATCCATGTGGAGGTCGTCCACGAAGATCAGGAAGATGCGGCCCGAGGCGTCGTTGGTCGGACGCGGCGGCGGGAGCAGGATGCCTTCCTGCACTGGAGGCGGCGGCGCGCCGATGTCGTTGATCACGCGCCCGCCGTGCGTCAGCACGAACGTCACGACATCCTGCTTGACGCCGTCCTCGAAGACTTCGAAGTCCCCCTTCGCGAGATTGGCGACGAACTGCCCTTTCTCGTCCCGGACGATCACGTCGGTCGTCACGAGATCCACGCTGCGGCGGATCACGTCGCGAGACTGCTGGACCGGAGCCAGGATGCCTTCCGGCTTCTGTGGATCCTGCGCCGAGAGGCTGGCGGCCGCGCCCAGGAGAGCTGCCGCCACGAGGTACTTCCGCATGTTCGTCATTATAGCGTGCCCCCTCCCCCGGGCGCGGCTATCGGCGGCGCTGGTGGCCGACCTCGGCGCGAAGGCTGTCGAAGACGCTCTCGTATTGCTCGAGCGCCGCCGCCACCTCGTCCGCGGTGAGCCACGCGTCGGGGTTAAGACGTTCGACCCGCGCGTTCAGCTCTGCCCTGGCGGCGTCGTCCATCTCCCTTTCGGCGATGCGCGCCACGAGCTGCGCGTAGCGGGCGCGGAGCCGCGTCACGGCGTCGGCGCCGAGCCGCGCGGCCGCGGCGGATGGGGCGGTCTGCGGACCAGGCTGCGCGTCGGTCGGCACGCGCGCGTGGGACGCTTCGGCGTACTCGACGTATTCGGCGTGATCGGCGGCGAGCGGTTCGCCATGCCTCACGGCGACGGATTCGGGTTCTTCGGGTTCTACGGGTTCTACGGGTTCTCCGGGTTCGGGTTCTCCGGGTTCTCCGGGTTCTACGGGTTCTACGGGTTCTACGGGTTCTCCGGGTTCTGCCGTCGCACCGAACTCTTCGAGAATGAGGTCGGCGTGCGCGGCGGCGCGCTCCTCGGCGAGTTCCGCGCTCGCGTCGTGGACGATCGCGGGCGGGGCGGGGGGAACGGCGGCGGCGGTGGTCTGGGACGGGCGCGAGCGTTCGGGCGGGCGCTGATCGCGGCCGTCGCGCCGGCGGTCGCGGTCCCGCGGGTCGCGATCGCGATCGCGGCGTGCGCCCTGTTCCTGCGGAACCTCTTTCAGCAGGCGCGCCCAGTCGAACTGGATGTCGGGATTGTGCTCCTCGAGCAGGCGCATCGCGTGCTCGTCGATGGGCGCGCGGCCCACCCGCACGCCGGGCGGCGTGCGGAACCAGTAGAGAAGACGCTGACCGTGCCCGCGGCCGCGCCGGCGCGATCCGCCGTCGGTCACCGCGGTGGTTTCGTAGCCGCGCTTGTCGCGGGTGAAACGCAGTTGCGGCAGAGGTTACTTCCTTTTCTTCTTTCCGTTCGCGTTCCGGGTGGCCGCGGGCTTCGCCTTGCTCTTCGGCTTCGCGCTGCGCGCCGGCGCTTTGGCCGCCGCCTTCGAGCTCTTCGGATTGCCGTTCTTCGCCGCCGAAGCGGTGGCCCTGGCGCGGGCCGGCTCGGCGGGCGCAGGCCGCTGCGCCAGCTTCGCGACGAGCGTGAAGCGGGTCTGATCGCCCAACGTGTGGTAGCTCCAGATCTCCGTCACGTCGACGTGGTTCTCGGTGCACAGCCGGCGCGCGATATCGACCGCGGCGGCGGGCACGTACAAGAAAAACGGCGCCCGGGCACGGCCGAAGTGCGCCCACTGCGCCATCGCTTCCAGGTGATTGACCGATTCCCCCGTCTCGACTTCGATCAGCCCTTCGAGACGATGCCCTTTGTCCGGGGACGTCAGGACGAGGTCGGGATACATCTGCCCCGCCCCGATCTTCACGCCTGCTCCCTGCTCGTCGCCGATGTTGATCGCTACATCATGCTTGCGCTTGAGCTTTGCCTGGAGCAGCCGGATGACCCGGTCATGCTCGAGCTGCTCTCGGACGGGGCGAACCAGTATCGGACTCAAGTAACCTCCGGCGAACCCGCAATGGTAACTTACTCAGCCGCTTGACGGGGATCTCTTTTGGCTTCATTATGATGCGGTGATTGCCGCGGCCGAGAGCCTGCCCGCCGAGTCCGCCACGAAAACCATCCTGATCGTGGACGACGACCGATCCGTAGCCGACACGTTCGCCCGGATGCTCAAGCTCGAGGGGTTCGAAGTCGCGACCGCGATCAACGCGGAGTCGGGTCTCGAGCTTGCCGACAACGTCCGGCCGAGCGCGATTATCCTCGATATGCGCATGCCGATAACCAACGGCTTGCAGTTTTTGCGCACGGTCCGCTCGAAGCCTCACCTCCTCGAAACCCCCGTCGCCATCGTCACCGGCGATTACTTCCTGCCGGATCCGGTTCAGCAGGAGCTGAAATCCCTCGGCGCTTCGATCCGCTTCAAGCCCTTGTGGCTCGAAGACTTGATCGCTCTCGCGAAGACGCTCGTCGCCTAGTGACCGATCGGTTCCTGCGGGCCTGCCGCCGCCAGCCCGTCGACGCCACGCCCGTCTGGTTCATGCGTCAGGCGGGCCGCTACATGGCCGACTACCGCGCGCTGCGTCAGCGGTATTCCCTGCTGGAAATCTGTGCGCACCCCGAGCTGGCCGTGGCGGTGACGCTGCAGCCGGTCGACGTGATCGACGTCGACGCCGCGATCCTGTTCTCGGATCTGCTGCTGCCCTTCACGCCGATGGGGCTGACGTTCGATTTCGTGAAGGGGGAAGGGCCTTCGGTTGAACACCCGATTCGCAGCGCCGCCGACGTCGAGCGCGTGCGCGTCGTCGATCTGCGCGAGGGGCTCGGGCATGTGCTCGAAACGATCACCCTCCTGCGCCGCGAGCTGGAGCACAAGGTGCCGTTGATCGGCTTCGGCGGCGCGCCGTTCACCATGGCGGCCTACGCGATCGAAGGCGGCCCGTCGACCAGTTACGCCACGACGAAGGCGTTCATGTACGCGCAGCCGGCGGCGTGGCACACGCTCTGCGACCGCTTCGCCACCGTCATGGCGGACTACCTGGTCGCGCAGGTCAGAGCCGGCGCCCAGGCGATCCAGGTGTTCGACTCGTGGGTCGGACAACTGTCGCGATCCGATTACCGGGAGTACGCGCTGCCGCACACGCGGCGGATTTTCGACGAGCTCGCCGGCACGGGCGTGCCGACGATCCACTTCGGCGTCAACACCGGCGCGATTCTCGGGGAAATGAGAGCCGCCGGCGGCGACGTCATCGGCGTGGACTGGCGCCTGCCGCTCGACGAGGCGTGGACGCTCGTCGGCCGCGATCGCGGCATTCAAGGCAACCTGGATCCGATCCGCCTGCTCGGTCCCGAGCACGGCCTGTTCGCGGCCGCCGACGAAGTGCTGCTCCGCGCCGCCGGCCGTCCCGGCCACATCTTCAACCTGGGGCACGGCATCCTGCCCGACACGCCGCTCGAACGGGTGCAGGCGCTCGCGCGGCACGTGCACAGCCACCGGCTGTAAGCTCGCTTTCGGAGTCACGCTTTGCGGACGGACGTGGTGATCGTCGGGGCGGGCATCGCCGGTCTTTCGGCGGCCTACGAGCTCACGCGGCGCGGACGCGGCGTGCGCGTCCTCGAGGCGTCGCGCCGCGCCGGCGGCCTGATTCACACCGAGCACACCGGCGGGTTCACGATCGAGGCCGGTCCGGATTCGATCCTGAATGCGAAGCCCGCCGCGCTCACGCTGATCCGCGAGCTCGGAATTGCCTCGGCGCTGCAGACGGTGCGGCCGGGGGCGCGCGCGTTCGTGCTCAAGGGGACGGTGCTGCATGCGCTGCCGCAGCCGTCGCTGCTCGGCATTCCGCTCACCGCCGAGGCGCTCGCCCGCTACGACCTGCTGTCCCCTGCCGGGCGCGAACGGATCGCCATCGAGCCGACAATCCCGCCGCGCCGCGGCGATGACGACGAGGCGGTTGGCGCGTTCTTCCGGCGCCGCTTCGGCGACGAGGCGGTCGATCTGATCGCGCAGCCGCTGCTCGGCGGCATTCACGCGGGCGATATCGAACAGCTCTCGATGCGGTCGCTGTTTCCGTCGCTGGTCGCACGCGAGCGCGAGCACGGACGTGTGACGATCCCGGCCGCGCCGCGCGGCGGCGACGCCGGATTCTCCTCGCTTCGCGGCGGCATGTCGACGCTCGTGGACGCGCTCGTACGCTCGCTGCCGCCGGGCACCATCGAATTCAACGCCTCCGTCCGCTCGCTTGCCGACATCGACGCCGGATGCACCATCCTGGCGCTGCCGGCGCACGCGGCGGCGCCGCTGATCGCGCCGCTGGACGCGGACGCCGCGGCGCTCGCCGCGACGGTGCCGTACGTCTCGACCGCATCGGTGGCGCTGGCGTGGCCGCGCGCCAGCGTGCCGCATCCGCTCGACGGCACCGGCTTCGTCGTCTCGCGCCGCTACTCCGCCGTCCGCATCACGGCGTGCACGTGGGTGTCGTCGAAGTGGGAAGACCGCGCCCCTGACGGCACCGCGCTGCTGCGCGCGTTCGTCGGCGGCGCCCACGACCCGGCGGTCGCAGAGCTTCCCGACGACGACCTGATCGCGATCGTGCGCCGCGATCTGCGCGACGTCATGGGCATCACCGCCGCGCCGTCGCTCGCCCGCGCCTATCGCTGGCCTCGCGCCGGCGCCCAGCACGTTGTCGGCCACCTGGATCGCGTGGCGGAGATCGAGCGCCGCCTCGCGCCGCACCGTGTCTTCGTCGCCGGCAGCGGCTTCCGCGCCGTCGGCATCCCGGATTGCGTGGCTGATGGACGGCGGGTCGCGGCGGCGGTCACGGACGCACTCACGGAGAGGCGCAGGCTGTAGACTGGGCTGATGAAACTCGCGTGCTCGATCGTCACCGTCGCGGTGCTGCTGTGCGGCTCGGCCCTGGCGCAGGCGCCGGACGTCAACAGGATCCTCGCGGACATCCGCGCGAAGGACAAGGGACAGCTCGCCGTGTCGGAAGAGGACGGACGGTTCCTGCGGCTGATGATCGCGTCGACGAACCGCAAGCGCGTGCTGGAGATCGGCGGCGCCAGCGGCTACAGCGCGATCTGGATGGCGCAGGGGCTGCGCGCCACCGGCGGGCGGCTGGTGACAATCGAGTACGATCCGGTGCGCGCCCGGGAGCTCGCCGACAACGTCAAGCGCGCCGGCTTCAGCGACATCGTCCAGGTGGTCGCGGGCGACGCGTTCGCGGAGATCCCCAAGCTGCAGGGCACGTTCGATTTCGTCTTCCTCGACGCCTGGAAGCGCGACTACAAGAAGTTCTTCGACACGGTCTATCCGCGGCTGGACAAGGGAGGGATCTTCACCGCGCACAACGTGGTGAACAAGCGCAGCGAGATGGGCGACTTCCTGGATGCCATCCAGCGGAACCCGTCGCTCTGGACGACGATCGTGGCGCCGTCAGGCGAAGGGATTTCGCTGTCGTTGAAGCGCTAGGAGCGGCGGGCGCGACTACTCTTCGGCGGCGGCCGCCACAGGCACGGCAGCCTTCGCCTTGACGGTGCGCTTCTTGCGCGGCTTGCCGCTGCGCAGTCCCGGCGGGACCGGCTCGTTGCTGGGCTCGAGCTTCGACATGCTCGTCATGAACTTCTTGACACCATGCTCGTCGAACTGCACGCGCGTATACGCGTCTTCGACGGCAATGACGGACCCGAGTCCGTAGGTCGGTTCCACGACACGAGCCCCGACCTCGAAGCGCTTCATCCTCGACTCCTTCACTCCGGCAGCGTCCGGACCGCCCCATACGGACGGGCTCGCCACCGCAAACTCCAGATTATCAGTATCTTAGGGGACACGTCAAATACCGTATCCTAGGAGGCCATGGCCCGGCCCGTACACATCATCGGCGTCTCGCTCGATCTTGGCGGCAACCGCCGCGGCGTCGACATGGGACCCTCCGCGTTCCGCATCGCCGGTCTGGGCGAGCGTCTCACCGGTCTGGGGATGACGGTCGCCGACGCCGGCGATCTCGTCGCCCCCATCCCCGAGACGAAGGCGTTCGGCGATCCGAGCAAGAAATACATCCGCGAGATCGCGCGCGTCTGCGAGCGGCTC
This genomic interval from Vicinamibacterales bacterium contains the following:
- the hemE gene encoding uroporphyrinogen decarboxylase, encoding MTDRFLRACRRQPVDATPVWFMRQAGRYMADYRALRQRYSLLEICAHPELAVAVTLQPVDVIDVDAAILFSDLLLPFTPMGLTFDFVKGEGPSVEHPIRSAADVERVRVVDLREGLGHVLETITLLRRELEHKVPLIGFGGAPFTMAAYAIEGGPSTSYATTKAFMYAQPAAWHTLCDRFATVMADYLVAQVRAGAQAIQVFDSWVGQLSRSDYREYALPHTRRIFDELAGTGVPTIHFGVNTGAILGEMRAAGGDVIGVDWRLPLDEAWTLVGRDRGIQGNLDPIRLLGPEHGLFAAADEVLLRAAGRPGHIFNLGHGILPDTPLERVQALARHVHSHRL
- the hemG gene encoding protoporphyrinogen oxidase — encoded protein: MRTDVVIVGAGIAGLSAAYELTRRGRGVRVLEASRRAGGLIHTEHTGGFTIEAGPDSILNAKPAALTLIRELGIASALQTVRPGARAFVLKGTVLHALPQPSLLGIPLTAEALARYDLLSPAGRERIAIEPTIPPRRGDDDEAVGAFFRRRFGDEAVDLIAQPLLGGIHAGDIEQLSMRSLFPSLVAREREHGRVTIPAAPRGGDAGFSSLRGGMSTLVDALVRSLPPGTIEFNASVRSLADIDAGCTILALPAHAAAPLIAPLDADAAALAATVPYVSTASVALAWPRASVPHPLDGTGFVVSRRYSAVRITACTWVSSKWEDRAPDGTALLRAFVGGAHDPAVAELPDDDLIAIVRRDLRDVMGITAAPSLARAYRWPRAGAQHVVGHLDRVAEIERRLAPHRVFVAGSGFRAVGIPDCVADGRRVAAAVTDALTERRRL
- a CDS encoding O-methyltransferase, with translation MKLACSIVTVAVLLCGSALAQAPDVNRILADIRAKDKGQLAVSEEDGRFLRLMIASTNRKRVLEIGGASGYSAIWMAQGLRATGGRLVTIEYDPVRARELADNVKRAGFSDIVQVVAGDAFAEIPKLQGTFDFVFLDAWKRDYKKFFDTVYPRLDKGGIFTAHNVVNKRSEMGDFLDAIQRNPSLWTTIVAPSGEGISLSLKR